From Halococcus agarilyticus, one genomic window encodes:
- a CDS encoding transcription initiation factor IIB produces MKSSGGCPECNGRLVAVDEETACNGCGLVVETDEIDRGPEWRSFERETRERTGAPLTRSRHDRGLSTEIGRSTRLTGRKRRLFARLRRQHTRTQIASKAERNRVYAFTEIRRQVCALGLPDSVRDRACVLFESAQDADLLRGRSLEGFAAATIYAVCRTDGVSRTLAEIVAVAKASRDELTAAYDALNRDLGLPTGPIDPTEYLARFASQLNLPHGVEARARELVAEGRDRGVISGRNPSGVAAACLYTAAAETDHGLTQQAAAEIADVTPVTLRVTYQKLRA; encoded by the coding sequence ATGAAATCAAGTGGCGGCTGCCCGGAATGCAACGGACGGCTAGTCGCTGTCGACGAGGAAACGGCCTGCAACGGGTGCGGTCTCGTCGTCGAAACCGACGAGATCGACCGCGGCCCCGAGTGGCGGTCGTTCGAGCGCGAGACGCGCGAGCGAACCGGCGCACCGCTGACGCGCTCGCGGCACGACCGCGGCCTCTCGACCGAGATCGGGCGCTCGACCAGGCTCACCGGACGGAAGCGCCGCCTGTTCGCCCGGCTCCGCCGCCAGCACACCCGGACGCAGATCGCCTCGAAAGCCGAGCGCAACCGGGTGTACGCCTTCACCGAGATCCGCCGTCAAGTATGTGCGCTCGGGCTGCCGGACAGCGTTCGGGATCGGGCCTGCGTGCTGTTCGAGTCGGCTCAGGATGCCGACCTCCTCCGGGGGCGCTCGCTGGAGGGGTTCGCCGCCGCCACGATCTACGCGGTCTGTCGCACCGACGGCGTCTCGCGCACGCTCGCGGAGATCGTCGCGGTCGCGAAGGCCTCGCGGGACGAACTCACCGCGGCCTACGACGCCCTGAATCGCGACCTCGGTCTCCCGACGGGGCCGATCGATCCCACGGAGTACCTCGCGCGGTTCGCATCGCAGTTGAATCTCCCGCACGGTGTCGAGGCGCGCGCTCGGGAACTCGTCGCGGAGGGCCGCGACCGTGGCGTGATCAGCGGCCGAAATCCGAGCGGAGTCGCTGCGGCCTGTCTCTACACCGCGGCGGCAGAAACCGATCACGGCCTCACCCAGCAGGCGGCCGCCGAGATCGCGGACGTCACGCCAGTGACGCTCCGGGTGACCTACCAGAAGCTGCGTGCATGA
- a CDS encoding HIT family protein: MSADCPFCGIVAGEIPGRIVHESDTVTAFLDANPLAPGHTLVVPNDHHERLDDLPEDLAGDVFAALHRLTPAVESAVDADATTVAFNNGPAAGQEVPHVHGHVIPRFEGDGGAPIHVVAGDRPDLADDDLDRIADDVRDAQ; encoded by the coding sequence ATGTCCGCCGACTGTCCGTTCTGCGGGATCGTCGCCGGCGAGATCCCCGGCCGCATCGTCCACGAATCAGACACCGTGACCGCCTTCCTCGACGCGAACCCGCTCGCGCCCGGCCACACGCTCGTCGTCCCGAACGACCACCACGAGCGCCTCGACGACCTCCCCGAGGACCTCGCTGGCGACGTCTTCGCCGCGCTCCACCGACTGACGCCGGCGGTCGAGAGCGCGGTCGACGCCGACGCCACCACGGTGGCGTTCAACAACGGCCCGGCCGCCGGCCAGGAGGTGCCCCACGTCCACGGTCACGTCATCCCCCGGTTCGAGGGCGACGGCGGCGCACCGATCCACGTCGTTGCCGGCGATCGACCCGATCTCGCCGACGACGATCTCGACCGGATCGCCGACGACGTCCGCGATGCCCAGTGA
- a CDS encoding uracil-DNA glycosylase: protein MPEFPDPESRNALAADCRRCPALVDSRECISWGNGSLDADLVVVGEAPGAGTPAADRWRGGNWTGMAYTARHSGRKIRELFADLGYDPDECYFTNAVKCFPEGEDGSNREPTADERANCRPYLEREIGTVEPRAVIATGKHATQSLLATEDRDLDGFLDAVLEPVSLANLDTTLVPVLHPSYQEVWLSRLGYTRESYLAAIDETLAEIG from the coding sequence GTGCCCGAGTTCCCGGATCCAGAATCGAGGAATGCCCTCGCCGCCGACTGCCGGCGGTGTCCCGCGCTGGTCGACTCGCGCGAGTGCATCTCGTGGGGCAACGGATCGCTCGACGCCGATCTCGTGGTGGTTGGCGAAGCACCAGGGGCCGGCACGCCGGCGGCCGACCGCTGGCGGGGCGGCAACTGGACCGGGATGGCCTACACTGCACGCCACTCCGGCCGAAAGATCAGGGAGCTGTTCGCCGATCTCGGCTACGACCCCGACGAGTGCTACTTCACGAACGCAGTGAAGTGCTTCCCCGAAGGTGAGGACGGCTCGAACCGCGAACCCACGGCCGACGAGCGCGCGAACTGTCGCCCGTATCTCGAACGCGAGATCGGCACCGTCGAGCCACGGGCTGTCATCGCGACCGGCAAACACGCGACCCAGAGCCTGCTGGCGACCGAAGACCGCGATCTCGACGGGTTCCTCGACGCGGTGCTCGAACCCGTTTCACTCGCCAACCTCGACACCACACTGGTTCCGGTGCTCCATCCATCGTACCAGGAAGTCTGGCTGTCGCGACTCGGCTACACCCGCGAATCGTACCTCGCCGCCATCGACGAGACGCTCGCTGAGATCGGCTAA
- a CDS encoding bacterio-opsin activator domain-containing protein, with translation MSTIAEFSIPTAEFALSETLERRPDMVFEVDRVVAHDTSHVVPFVRATRGEFDELTEILEADSSVEEVELLAEVEDESYYRMVWTDRAQVIGYMVAEQEATVHEATASDGEWHLRVFFPERSGLAATSEYAQENEFTLNVTHIYGLENLEEAQHDLTQQQYNTLTAAIEIGYYDIPRETNAQEFADDLNISHQALSERLRRGHKNLITSSLLVEEDDEY, from the coding sequence GTGTCAACGATAGCCGAGTTCAGTATCCCGACCGCAGAGTTCGCGCTTTCGGAGACGCTCGAACGCCGACCGGACATGGTGTTCGAGGTCGACCGCGTGGTGGCTCACGATACGTCCCACGTGGTGCCGTTCGTGAGGGCAACGCGGGGCGAGTTCGATGAATTGACCGAGATACTCGAAGCCGATTCGAGCGTCGAGGAGGTCGAACTGCTCGCCGAGGTCGAAGACGAATCGTACTATCGGATGGTATGGACCGACCGCGCGCAGGTCATCGGCTACATGGTCGCCGAACAAGAGGCAACTGTCCACGAGGCCACCGCAAGCGACGGTGAGTGGCACTTACGGGTGTTCTTCCCCGAACGGAGCGGGCTCGCAGCCACGAGCGAATACGCTCAGGAAAACGAATTCACGCTCAACGTAACCCACATTTACGGACTGGAAAACCTCGAAGAAGCCCAGCATGATCTCACCCAGCAACAGTACAATACTCTTACGGCGGCCATCGAAATCGGTTACTACGATATTCCACGAGAGACGAACGCCCAGGAATTCGCCGACGACCTCAATATCTCTCATCAAGCGCTTTCCGAGCGGCTCCGAAGGGGACATAAGAATCTTATCACGAGCTCGCTTCTCGTCGAGGAGGACGACGAATATTGA
- the ileS gene encoding isoleucine--tRNA ligase translates to MSRFEDVADRYDPDAVEERVFDHWDETDAYRQTKEHRAGEEAFFFVDGPPYTSGAAHLGTTWNKTLKDAYIRYHRMQGYDVTDRPGFDMHGLPIETKVEENLGFENKKDIEAFGMEPFIEECKTYAEEQLDGLQSDFESFGVWMDWENPYRTVSPEYMEAAWWGFAQAADRGLVEQGKRSITQCPRCETAIAKNEVEYHEVEDPSIYVEFPLAEQEGSLVAWTTTPWTVPANAFVAVDEDVTYQRVRAERGDESEVLYLAADVVEEVLKKGRYGDYEVLDEFAGSEMLGWEYDHPLADEVPNHPDGDGAGQVYHADYVEVDRTGLVHSAPGHGQEDFERGEELGLDVFCPVGSDGVYTDEAGKYAGEFVRDANDGIIADLDEKGLLLAEETYAHDYGQCWRCDTDIVFLATDQWFITVTDIKDELLDNIEDSEWHPPEARDERFRNFVEDSPDWNVSRQRYWGIPVPIWTPEGDEDRSESGATDDAREMIVVGTREELAERADQDVDPEAVDLHRPTVDDLTITEGGTTYTRVPDVFDVWLDSSVASWGTLDYPGETEAFEELWPADLIMEAHDQTRGWFWSQLGMGTAALGEVPYDEVLMHGYANMPDGRGMSKSKGITIEPGEIVERHGADAMRLFLLSVTPQGDDMRFSWEETEEMERTLNILWNVFRFPLPYMRLDGFDPGVAPEAQRGEGGETAGATTLADVEGALEREDQWVLSRLQTVEAEMADAWADFRQDRALDALLDFVVEDVSRFYVQGVRERMWEEADSDSKRAAYATFYRVLEEVVALLAPYAPFVAEEIYTTLTGDDGFDTVHMCDWPESDDDLRDPDLERTVAVARAVEEAGSAARQQAERKLRWPVTRVVVDAESEAVASAVDDQRDLVADRLNARRVELIDPEDRWDELAYSAEADMSLLGPEFGDRAGDVMTALNEARVDEPTLSALETAVADRLDDSVDLSEEMVTIVTETPDAVAAAGFDEEGGGTVYVDTALTEDIESEGYARDVIRRIQEMRKELDLDLEERIRVEFAVADDRIGDLVREHETLIAEEVRADEFGAVEDGHRREWDVEDTTVEIAVEPLAGARA, encoded by the coding sequence ATGAGCAGGTTCGAGGACGTCGCGGATCGGTACGATCCCGATGCGGTCGAGGAGCGGGTGTTCGATCACTGGGACGAGACCGACGCCTACCGGCAGACGAAGGAGCACCGCGCGGGCGAGGAGGCGTTCTTCTTCGTCGACGGCCCCCCCTACACTTCGGGTGCAGCTCATCTCGGCACGACGTGGAACAAGACGCTGAAGGACGCCTACATCCGGTATCACCGAATGCAGGGCTACGACGTGACCGATCGGCCCGGGTTCGACATGCACGGCCTCCCGATCGAGACGAAGGTCGAGGAGAACCTCGGCTTCGAGAACAAGAAGGACATCGAGGCGTTCGGGATGGAGCCGTTCATCGAGGAGTGCAAGACCTACGCCGAGGAGCAACTCGACGGTCTGCAGTCTGACTTCGAGTCGTTCGGCGTCTGGATGGACTGGGAGAACCCCTACAGAACCGTCTCCCCGGAGTACATGGAGGCGGCGTGGTGGGGGTTCGCCCAGGCCGCAGACCGGGGTCTCGTCGAGCAGGGCAAACGTTCGATCACCCAGTGTCCGCGGTGTGAGACCGCGATCGCGAAAAACGAGGTCGAGTACCACGAGGTCGAGGACCCCTCGATCTACGTGGAGTTCCCGCTCGCCGAGCAAGAGGGTAGCCTGGTGGCGTGGACGACCACCCCGTGGACGGTCCCGGCGAACGCCTTCGTCGCGGTCGACGAGGACGTGACCTACCAGCGGGTTCGTGCCGAAAGAGGCGACGAGAGCGAGGTGCTCTACCTCGCAGCCGACGTGGTCGAGGAGGTCCTGAAGAAGGGCCGGTACGGGGACTACGAGGTGCTCGACGAGTTCGCAGGCAGCGAGATGCTCGGCTGGGAGTACGATCACCCGCTGGCCGATGAAGTACCAAACCACCCCGACGGCGACGGTGCGGGGCAGGTGTATCACGCCGATTACGTCGAGGTCGACCGCACAGGTCTGGTCCACTCCGCGCCCGGCCACGGCCAGGAGGACTTCGAGCGGGGCGAGGAGCTCGGCCTCGACGTGTTCTGTCCAGTCGGGAGCGACGGCGTCTACACCGACGAGGCAGGGAAGTACGCCGGCGAGTTCGTCCGCGACGCCAACGACGGTATCATCGCGGACCTCGACGAGAAGGGGCTGCTGCTCGCCGAGGAGACCTACGCCCACGACTACGGCCAGTGCTGGCGGTGTGACACGGACATCGTGTTCCTCGCCACCGACCAGTGGTTCATCACGGTCACCGATATCAAGGACGAACTGCTCGACAACATCGAGGACAGCGAGTGGCACCCTCCGGAAGCCCGTGACGAGCGCTTCCGCAACTTCGTCGAGGACTCGCCCGACTGGAACGTCTCCCGGCAGCGCTACTGGGGCATCCCCGTTCCGATCTGGACGCCCGAGGGCGACGAGGACCGCTCGGAGAGCGGAGCGACCGACGACGCCCGCGAGATGATCGTCGTCGGAACGCGCGAGGAGCTCGCCGAGCGCGCGGACCAGGACGTCGATCCCGAAGCGGTCGACCTCCATCGCCCCACTGTGGACGACCTGACGATCACCGAGGGCGGCACCACCTACACTCGGGTTCCGGACGTGTTCGACGTCTGGCTCGACTCGTCGGTGGCGTCGTGGGGCACGCTCGATTACCCCGGCGAGACCGAGGCCTTCGAGGAGCTCTGGCCCGCCGACCTCATCATGGAGGCCCACGACCAGACCCGCGGCTGGTTCTGGTCGCAGTTGGGAATGGGAACGGCAGCGCTCGGTGAGGTTCCCTACGACGAGGTGTTGATGCACGGCTACGCCAACATGCCCGACGGACGAGGCATGTCGAAGTCGAAGGGCATCACGATCGAGCCGGGCGAGATCGTCGAGCGCCACGGGGCCGACGCGATGCGGCTGTTCCTCCTCTCGGTCACGCCCCAGGGCGACGACATGCGCTTCTCGTGGGAGGAGACCGAGGAGATGGAGCGCACGCTCAACATCCTCTGGAACGTCTTCCGGTTCCCGCTCCCCTATATGCGCCTCGACGGGTTCGATCCGGGCGTTGCGCCGGAGGCGCAACGAGGTGAAGGCGGTGAAACCGCCGGAGCGACGACGCTTGCGGACGTCGAGGGCGCGCTCGAACGCGAGGATCAGTGGGTGCTCTCGCGGCTTCAAACTGTGGAGGCGGAGATGGCCGACGCGTGGGCCGACTTCCGCCAGGACCGTGCGCTCGACGCTCTCCTCGATTTCGTCGTCGAGGACGTTTCCCGATTCTACGTCCAAGGCGTCCGCGAGCGGATGTGGGAGGAAGCCGACAGCGACTCGAAGCGCGCGGCGTACGCGACCTTTTACCGGGTACTGGAGGAGGTCGTCGCGCTGCTCGCGCCGTACGCACCGTTCGTCGCCGAGGAAATTTACACGACTCTCACCGGCGACGACGGGTTCGACACCGTCCACATGTGTGACTGGCCCGAGTCCGACGACGACCTCCGCGACCCCGACCTCGAACGCACGGTGGCGGTCGCGCGCGCGGTCGAGGAGGCCGGTTCGGCCGCCCGCCAGCAGGCAGAACGCAAGCTCCGGTGGCCCGTCACGCGGGTCGTGGTCGACGCCGAAAGCGAGGCGGTCGCGAGCGCGGTCGATGACCAGCGCGACCTCGTCGCCGATCGGCTGAACGCCCGCCGCGTCGAGCTGATCGACCCCGAAGATCGGTGGGACGAACTCGCCTACAGCGCCGAGGCCGACATGAGCTTACTCGGTCCGGAGTTCGGCGATCGCGCGGGCGACGTGATGACCGCGCTCAACGAGGCTCGGGTCGACGAACCCACCCTGTCGGCGCTCGAAACCGCCGTCGCGGACCGCCTCGACGATTCGGTCGATCTCTCCGAGGAGATGGTGACGATCGTGACCGAGACCCCCGACGCGGTCGCCGCGGCCGGGTTCGACGAGGAGGGCGGCGGCACGGTCTACGTCGACACCGCGCTCACCGAGGACATCGAGAGCGAGGGGTACGCCAGGGACGTCATCCGCCGGATCCAGGAGATGCGCAAGGAGCTCGACCTCGATCTCGAAGAGCGGATCCGCGTCGAGTTCGCCGTCGCCGACGACCGGATCGGTGATCTCGTCCGCGAGCACGAGACCCTGATCGCAGAAGAGGTCCGCGCCGACGAGTTCGGGGCGGTCGAGGACGGCCACCGCCGCGAGTGGGACGTCGAGGACACCACGGTGGAGATCGCGGTCGAGCCGCTCGCCGGCGCACGAGCGTAG
- the prs gene encoding ribose-phosphate diphosphokinase, translating into MIVSASTSQSLASSLAAALDEPLAATEYERFPDGELCASVPDFDAERAIVVCATTTSDAHLEALQLQDAVREAGASEVVTVLPYMGYARQDSAFAAGHPVSARAVARALSTGTDRVLTVNPHEESVSDFFDVPCDTVDAAGRLAAPLPALDDPVFLAPDAGARELATTVRDAYGAGSVDYFEKTRHSATEVEIEPHATDVAGRDAVLVDDIVATGSTMATAVSHLRERDAARAFVTCVHPVLAGTARTRLARAGVEAVHGTDTVERAESTVSVAPAIADAISG; encoded by the coding sequence ATGATCGTCAGCGCCTCGACGTCGCAGTCGCTCGCGAGTTCGCTCGCCGCCGCGCTCGACGAGCCGCTCGCGGCCACCGAGTACGAGCGCTTTCCCGACGGCGAGCTCTGCGCCTCGGTGCCCGACTTCGACGCCGAGCGCGCGATCGTAGTGTGTGCGACCACCACCAGCGACGCCCACCTCGAAGCCCTCCAGCTTCAGGATGCGGTGCGCGAGGCGGGCGCGAGCGAGGTCGTTACTGTGCTGCCGTACATGGGCTACGCCCGCCAGGACAGCGCGTTCGCGGCGGGCCACCCCGTCTCGGCTCGCGCGGTCGCCCGCGCCCTGAGTACGGGTACCGACCGCGTGCTCACCGTGAATCCCCACGAAGAGAGCGTGAGTGACTTTTTCGACGTTCCCTGTGACACCGTCGACGCCGCCGGCCGACTCGCGGCCCCCCTGCCGGCCCTCGACGATCCCGTCTTCCTCGCCCCCGACGCTGGCGCGCGCGAACTCGCGACGACCGTTCGCGACGCGTACGGCGCGGGATCGGTCGATTACTTCGAGAAAACGCGCCACAGTGCCACCGAGGTCGAGATCGAACCGCACGCGACCGACGTCGCCGGGCGCGACGCCGTGCTCGTCGACGACATCGTGGCCACCGGCTCGACGATGGCCACGGCCGTCTCGCATCTCCGCGAGCGCGACGCCGCCCGCGCGTTCGTCACCTGCGTCCATCCCGTTCTCGCGGGCACCGCTCGGACCAGGCTCGCCCGCGCCGGCGTCGAAGCCGTCCACGGAACCGATACGGTCGAACGCGCCGAGAGCACCGTGAGCGTCGCGCCCGCGATCGCCGATGCGATCTCGGGATAG
- a CDS encoding HVO_0234 family beta-propeller protein → MSSIDEKRVHGPNADPVALFVASETGLARVTAVGARIGEIELVDRDAARDLALCDGRLAAATDEDVFLGVGADAEPTGFGGATAIGFDGTLLAAASDGTVARRIDGEWTAVGSVEEPRAIDGDLVAAADGIYRCSDTDCQHVGLDAVRDVAAAGTPHAATADGLYRLGNGWLQAFEGSFSMVCADRSTAEPGALGRAHAATDGTLYRHADGEWTIVDGIEKRVVDVAYTGTGTEVGGVYAVAADGTLLSKTDDAWRDHPLGLRGVEAIAARPDRNAV, encoded by the coding sequence ATGAGCAGCATCGACGAGAAGCGGGTTCACGGGCCGAACGCCGACCCGGTGGCGCTGTTCGTCGCGAGCGAAACCGGCCTCGCGCGCGTCACGGCGGTCGGCGCACGCATCGGCGAGATCGAGCTCGTCGACCGGGACGCGGCGCGCGACCTCGCACTCTGTGACGGCCGGCTCGCGGCCGCGACCGACGAGGACGTGTTCCTCGGGGTCGGTGCGGACGCCGAGCCGACCGGTTTCGGCGGGGCGACCGCGATCGGCTTCGACGGAACGCTCCTCGCCGCCGCCTCCGACGGAACCGTGGCTCGTCGCATCGACGGTGAGTGGACGGCTGTCGGCAGCGTCGAAGAACCGCGAGCCATCGACGGCGACCTCGTGGCGGCCGCCGACGGCATCTACCGCTGCTCGGACACCGACTGCCAGCACGTCGGACTCGACGCCGTCCGCGACGTCGCCGCCGCGGGCACGCCCCACGCCGCGACCGCCGACGGGCTCTACCGGCTCGGCAACGGCTGGCTCCAAGCCTTTGAGGGATCGTTCTCGATGGTGTGCGCGGATCGCTCGACGGCCGAACCAGGCGCGCTCGGCCGCGCCCACGCCGCGACCGACGGGACGCTGTACCGCCACGCCGACGGCGAGTGGACGATCGTCGACGGCATCGAAAAACGGGTCGTCGACGTCGCGTACACCGGAACGGGGACCGAAGTGGGCGGTGTCTACGCCGTCGCAGCGGACGGGACCTTGCTCTCGAAGACCGACGACGCGTGGCGCGATCACCCGCTCGGGCTGCGTGGCGTCGAAGCGATCGCCGCGCGGCCGGATCGAAACGCCGTTTAG
- the rocF gene encoding arginase — MTISTIGVPMDLGADRRGVDMGPSAIRYAGLASTLGNIGRSCVDAGDLTVPHAEERDPEARSIEANAKYLDEVESVCTKLADEVASSLDGGALPLVLGGDHSIAIGTLAGASRDREIGAIWFDAHSDVNTPETTPSGNVHGMPLAAALGMGTFADTPWANAPNLSEENVALVGLRSVDDPERERIRDSEITAYTMSDIDQRGVTEITEAALDVATDGVDGIHVSLDLDWLDPSHAPGVGTPVRGGVTYREAHSALETVADRDTQDGVLRSLELVEANPILDSHNETAELGVELAASALGKRVL; from the coding sequence ATGACGATCAGTACGATCGGCGTCCCGATGGATCTCGGAGCCGACCGGCGGGGCGTCGACATGGGGCCCTCGGCGATCCGGTACGCCGGGCTCGCGTCGACGCTCGGGAACATCGGTCGCTCGTGTGTCGATGCCGGCGATCTCACGGTTCCCCATGCCGAGGAGCGCGACCCAGAGGCGAGGTCGATCGAGGCCAACGCGAAGTATCTCGACGAGGTCGAGTCGGTCTGTACGAAACTCGCCGACGAGGTCGCTTCCTCGCTCGACGGCGGCGCGCTCCCGCTCGTCCTCGGGGGGGATCACTCGATCGCGATCGGCACGCTGGCCGGCGCGTCCCGCGACCGGGAGATCGGCGCGATCTGGTTCGACGCCCACAGCGACGTCAACACGCCCGAGACGACCCCCTCCGGCAACGTCCACGGGATGCCGCTCGCGGCCGCGCTCGGGATGGGAACGTTCGCCGACACGCCGTGGGCGAACGCCCCAAACCTGTCCGAGGAAAACGTCGCACTCGTCGGCCTCCGGAGCGTCGACGACCCCGAACGTGAGCGCATCCGCGACAGCGAGATCACGGCCTACACGATGTCCGATATCGACCAGCGCGGCGTCACGGAAATCACCGAGGCGGCGCTCGACGTCGCCACCGACGGCGTCGACGGGATCCACGTCAGCCTCGATCTCGACTGGCTCGATCCCAGCCACGCGCCGGGCGTCGGCACCCCAGTCAGAGGGGGCGTCACCTACCGCGAGGCTCACTCCGCGCTCGAAACCGTCGCCGACCGCGACACCCAGGACGGCGTGCTCCGCTCGCTCGAACTCGTCGAGGCGAACCCGATCCTCGACTCGCACAACGAGACCGCCGAACTCGGTGTCGAACTCGCCGCGAGCGCGCTCGGCAAGCGCGTGCTCTAG
- a CDS encoding diaminobutyrate--2-oxoglutarate transaminase produces the protein MDDTTPVEATNETLLARQAARESNARTYPRELPLAISEAEGIEVVDADGNRYYDCLAGAGTLALGHNHPAVIEAMEDLLDRDRALHTLDITTPAKERFVDTLFDSLPDEFTDTARVHFCSPAGTDAVEAAAKLAKTATGNEPLLSFQGSYHGMTHGSLSLTGDRSAKADVSGLVPNVHFLPYPYDYRPPFGLGGEDGHRAISRHIERVLDDPESGVTEPAGVFVEAVQGEGGSIPAPDTWLRRLRELTRERDVPLIVDEIQAGLGRTGELYAFEHAGIVPDVVTLSKAVGGGLPLSVMLYDEEVLDWESGAHVGTFRGNQLAMAAGRATIEHIVENDLAAHATAMGERFMEHFAAIDERFAAVGDVRGRGLMLGLELVDPTADPDSAGSHPTDPDLAARVRRETFDRGLIVELGGRASATVRLLPPLIVTPEEVDEIASILTDAFAAAID, from the coding sequence ATGGACGACACTACTCCCGTCGAGGCGACAAACGAGACGTTGCTGGCCCGACAAGCCGCCCGCGAATCGAACGCCAGAACCTACCCCCGCGAACTCCCGCTGGCCATCAGCGAGGCCGAGGGGATCGAGGTCGTCGATGCCGACGGCAACCGCTACTACGACTGCCTCGCGGGCGCCGGCACGCTCGCGCTCGGTCACAACCATCCCGCCGTCATCGAGGCGATGGAGGACCTCCTCGATCGCGACCGGGCGCTCCACACCCTCGACATCACGACGCCGGCAAAGGAACGGTTCGTCGATACGCTCTTCGACAGCCTGCCCGACGAGTTCACCGACACCGCACGAGTCCATTTCTGTAGTCCCGCCGGCACCGACGCCGTCGAGGCCGCAGCGAAGCTCGCCAAGACTGCGACGGGCAACGAACCCCTCCTGAGCTTCCAGGGCAGCTACCACGGCATGACCCACGGCTCGCTCAGCCTCACCGGCGACAGGAGTGCCAAGGCCGACGTATCAGGTCTCGTCCCGAACGTCCACTTCCTGCCGTACCCCTACGACTACCGACCGCCGTTCGGCCTCGGCGGCGAGGACGGCCACCGCGCGATCAGCCGGCACATCGAGCGGGTGCTCGACGATCCCGAGAGCGGCGTCACCGAACCGGCAGGCGTGTTCGTCGAAGCGGTCCAGGGCGAGGGTGGATCGATCCCCGCACCCGACACGTGGCTCCGGCGGCTCCGCGAGCTCACTCGCGAGCGCGACGTTCCGTTGATCGTCGACGAGATCCAGGCTGGCCTCGGCCGCACCGGTGAGCTGTACGCCTTCGAACACGCCGGCATCGTGCCCGACGTGGTGACGCTCTCGAAGGCGGTCGGCGGCGGGCTTCCGCTGTCGGTGATGCTGTACGACGAGGAGGTGCTCGACTGGGAATCGGGCGCACACGTCGGCACCTTTCGAGGCAACCAGCTCGCGATGGCCGCCGGCCGGGCGACGATCGAACACATCGTCGAGAACGATCTCGCAGCCCACGCCACGGCGATGGGCGAACGGTTCATGGAGCACTTCGCGGCGATCGACGAGCGGTTCGCGGCGGTCGGCGACGTCCGCGGTCGGGGGCTGATGCTCGGACTCGAGCTGGTCGATCCGACCGCCGACCCCGACTCCGCTGGCAGCCACCCGACCGATCCCGACCTCGCTGCCCGAGTCCGTCGGGAGACATTCGACCGGGGGCTGATCGTCGAACTCGGCGGTCGTGCGAGCGCCACCGTGCGTCTGCTTCCGCCGCTGATCGTCACGCCCGAGGAGGTCGACGAGATCGCTTCGATCCTCACCGACGCGTTCGCTGCGGCGATCGACTGA
- a CDS encoding NAD-dependent epimerase/dehydratase family protein, with amino-acid sequence MQSQRVLVTGGAGFIGSNLANHLAETNDVIALDDGYLGTPDNLDDEVEFVEASVVDDDLPSDVDVLFHLAALSSQKMHEEEPQRGARVNVEGFVNAVEQVRREGCDTVVYASTSSIYGDRTEPSPEDMPIEAGSGYEASKLARERYAEYFANRYEMTAAGMRFFSVYQGYGGSEEHKGEFANIIAQFADDLANGRPPVIYGDGSHTRDFTHVSDIVRGLELAADHRLTGIYNLGTGESYAANTVVEMLNDELGTDIEPEHVENPIDEDMFVHDTMADATKMHEATGWEPEIEFEEGIRRVCAQYEGQ; translated from the coding sequence ATGCAGAGCCAGCGCGTGCTCGTCACCGGCGGTGCGGGGTTCATCGGGTCGAACCTCGCGAACCACCTCGCCGAAACGAACGACGTGATCGCGCTCGACGACGGCTACCTCGGGACACCAGACAATCTCGACGACGAGGTCGAGTTCGTCGAGGCGAGCGTGGTCGACGACGATCTCCCGAGCGACGTGGACGTCCTCTTCCATCTCGCGGCGCTCTCCTCGCAGAAGATGCACGAGGAAGAGCCCCAGCGCGGCGCGCGGGTCAACGTCGAGGGGTTCGTGAACGCCGTCGAGCAGGTCCGACGCGAGGGCTGTGACACCGTGGTCTACGCCTCGACGTCCTCGATCTACGGCGACCGGACCGAGCCCTCGCCCGAGGACATGCCGATCGAGGCGGGTTCGGGCTACGAGGCCTCGAAGCTCGCCCGCGAGCGCTACGCCGAGTACTTCGCCAACCGCTACGAGATGACGGCTGCCGGAATGCGGTTTTTCTCGGTGTACCAGGGTTACGGCGGTTCGGAAGAGCACAAGGGGGAGTTCGCCAACATCATCGCCCAGTTCGCCGACGATCTCGCGAACGGTCGCCCGCCGGTCATCTACGGCGACGGTTCGCACACCCGCGATTTCACCCACGTCTCGGACATCGTCCGCGGGCTCGAACTCGCCGCCGACCACCGGCTGACGGGGATCTACAACCTCGGGACGGGCGAGAGCTACGCCGCGAACACGGTCGTCGAGATGCTGAACGACGAACTCGGTACCGACATCGAGCCCGAACACGTCGAAAACCCGATCGACGAGGACATGTTCGTCCACGACACGATGGCCGACGCCACGAAGATGCACGAAGCCACCGGCTGGGAGCCCGAAATCGAGTTCGAAGAGGGTATTCGCCGGGTCTGTGCCCAGTACGAGGGGCAGTAA